TGATTTACGAGGACCCCAAAACCGAAAGCCATGTCAGGCCGGATGCCCCAGTCGTGCTGAAGGTGGAGCACCTCAACGCGGGGCGCATGGTGCGGGACGTCAGCTTCGAGCTGCATCAGGGGGAAATCCTCGGCTTCTCCGGGCTGATGGGCGCCGGGCGCACCGAGACGGCCCGCGCGCTGTTCGGGGCGGACCCGAAGGAAAGCGGAGAAATCACCATCAAAGGGAAAAAGGCGGATATCCGCACACCGCAGCAGGCCGTGGCGGCAGGGCTGGGGTATTTGTCGGAGGACCGGAAGCGGTTCGGGCTTGCGCTGAAAAAAAGCGTCACCGAGAACTCCACGCTCACCTGCCTGCCGAAATACTGCAAGGGGCCGTTCCTCAATCAAAAGGAGGAACGGAAGGTGACGAAAAAATATGTGGAGGCGCTGAATACGAAGACACCAAGCATCGACCAGCTGGTCGTCAACCTGTCCGGCGGCAACCAGCAGAAGGTGGTCATCGGGAAATGGCTGATCGGAGATTCGGATATCCTGATCTTCGACGAGCCGACCCGGGGCATCGACGTGGGCGCAAAGCAGGAAATTTACGAATTGATGAACCGGCTGGTGGAACAGGGGAAGTCCATCATCATGATCTCTTCCGAAATGACGGAGATCCTGCGCATGAGCGACCGCATCATCGTGATGTGCGAGGGCAGGATCACCGGGGAGCTCGGGATAGAGGAAGCAACACAGGCAAGGATCATGCACTTTGCCACGCTGCGCAGTTAAAGGGAGGAATGGATCAATGGAAAAAAAGAAAACGGAAACGCACCGCCCCCTTCTCCGTACCTTTGGCGCGCAGCAGGTCATCGTCATCGGCGTCATCGTGGTGCTGTTTCTCTTTTTCAGCGTTGCCAGCGCATCCTTTCGCAGGTATACCACCGTGGTCACGCTGTGCAACTACATGTACTATATTCTTCTGATGGCCATCGGCGTCACGTTCCCGCTCATCACGGGCGGCGTGGATCTGTCCATCGGCACGGGGATCATCTGCTACTCGATCGTCGGCAGCTATATGATCAGCCAGAAGGGCATGCCGGTCCTCGGGGGAATGCTGGTCGCGCTGCTGCTGGCGCTGATCATCGGCTTTGTCAACGGCATCATCATCGCAAAGCTGGACCTTCCACCGTTCATCACGACGCTTTGCACGATGATGATCGCGCGCGGCCTGGGGTCCATCCTGACGGGCGGCCTCAGCGGCGTCTGGCCGATGGCGGGCAGCCCGGGCGGCTGGTGCCGCAGCGTCTTTAAAATCACCGTCGGGGGCCGGGTCATTCCCATCGGTATGATCTGGATGATCCTTCTGGTCGTCATCATGTCCATCGTCCTTCGAAAGACGCGGATCGGCCGCTACATCATCGCGATCGGGAGCAACAAAGAGGCCCTGCGGCTTTCCGGCGTCAACGTCGTGAAATGGCAGGTGGCCGCCTATCTGATCTCCGGGCTTTTCGCCGGGCTTTCGGCCATCTCCTACGCCTGCACGTTCACGAACATCACGCCCGGCACGGGAGCCGGCCTGGAGCTGGATGCGATCGGCGGGGCCATTATCGGCGGAACCTCCATGACGGGCGGCTCGGGCTCCATCTTCGGCACGTTCCTCGGCGTGCTTGTCATCTCCCTGCTGAAGACGGGCCTTCCCTATATCGGGCTGCAGGCCAACTGGCAGCAGATCATCACCGGCATGGTCCTGATCGGCGCCGTCGCCATCGACATGGCGAAGCGCCATCGGGCGGAATGAAGTTATCGGAACTACGCCGCGGGTCTTGTCTGCTTCGAAAAGGCCCGGGTGTATTCAATTAAAAACGGGAGGAAACACACATGAAAAAAGCCATCGCAATTCTTTTGTCCATGGTCATGGCGCTGTCCGCCACTGCCTGCGGCGGAAACGGCACGACCGCTTCTTCTGCCGGCGGCGCGTCGGCGGCCCCTGCGGGGAGCGGAGAGAAATCGTATCATTTCGAGATCGTCTCCAAAGGGTTCCAGTCCACCTATTGGCAGGCGGTTTACAAGGGCTCTCAGGAGGAGCTGAAAAAACTGAACAGCGAGGCCGGGTATGAGAAATATACCATGAATTTCGTCGGCCCCGACTCCGAATCCGACGTCGCGGTGCAGGTGCAGGAATTCACCTCCGCCCTGAACGCGAAGCCCAGCGCGATCGGCCTTGCCGCTTTGGATGTCGACGCCCTGCTGGATTCCATCAAGGGCGCGCAGAGCGCGAAGATCCCGATCATCGGCTTTGACTCCGGCGTGCCGAACGCTCCGGAAGGCTCCGTTCTGGCGAACGCTTCCACGGACAATTACGCGGCCGGCAAGGTTGCCGCCGACGGCATGTACGATAAGATCAAGGGCCGTCTGCAAAAGGGGAAGAAGGTCCGTATCGGCGAAGTGAACCAGGATGCCACGTCCGAATCCATCACGAACCGCGGCCTCGGCTTTATCGACGAGATGATCGACAAGCTGACCGCCGACGGCTATAAGGTGTTCGTCACCGGGAATCAGAAGTATGTGGGCGACTCCAAGGGCAGCACCGGCACGGAAGCCAACGCCGACGTCATCCTCGAGGTTCGCGTTCCCTCGCAGACCACCACCGAGCTGTGCGCCACAGAGGCCGGCGTGATCCTGAACGAGGCCGACACGATCGCGATCTTCGGCTCCAACCAGGTTGCCGCCGAGGGCATCATCACCGCGAACGGGACGCTTCAGGTCTGCGGCACCGGCGACGACCAGATCATCGCCGTCGGGTTCGATTCCGGCTCCGTGATCAAGGGGGCCGTAAAGGGCAACACGATGTACGGCGCCGTCACGCAGGCCCCGGTCACGATCGGCTCCGTCCTGATCGACCTTCTGGCCTCCGCCGCCGCGGGAGAGGAAGTCAAAGACAAGGATACCGGCTGCGCTTTCTATACCTCCGCGAACATCGACAACCAGGAAATCGCGCAGAACCTGTACGACTGATCTTTCCTTCCATAAACACGACCGAAACAGCAGAAAGAAAGCCGTTGGGCGCCCGATACCGGTACCCAGCGGTTTTCTGGCCGCACGGATGAAAACAGGGGAAAACGCTCAGCTTTGGCGCTGCTTTCGGAACTGCCCCGCCGAACACCCCTTGTAGTGGCGGAACAGCCGGATAAAATAGCTCAGATCGTTGAAGCCGCACGACAGGGCGATATCGGTCACGCTGTCCTGGGTGGCGCAGAGCAGCTCCGCCGCACATTCGACGCGGTAATAATTCAGGTAGTCGATCGGGGTGCGGCCGGTCACCTGCCGGAACACGCGGCAGAAATACTGCGGCGCCAGCCCGGCCTCGGCGGCGAGCTGATCCAGCGTCAGCGGCGCGGAGTAATCCCTGCGGATCCGCAGCAGAACCTTTTTGATCTGCAGCGCGCGGCTGCTGCCGCGCCGGTCCTTTTCCGCGGGCTTTGTGTACAGGTGCTGCTGCAGCACGGTGCCGATGAACTGCCACAGCAGGCCGGTCGTCAGGAACTCGTAGCCGGGCTGCTCCTTTTCCATCGCTTCAAACAGCCGGTTCACGATGCGCCCCGCCCCGCTGTCCGCGGGGAAGCAGGTCTGGATATGTGCCCCGGGGCCCAGCGCCTCCGAGTACCGCTCCCGGCAGATGGTGCTGTCCCGCAGAAAGCGGTCCATATCGAACACGATGCATTCATAGATGCAGTCGTGCGGCGTTCCGCCGTGGATCGCCCCTTCCGGAAGAAAAGCCGATTCCCCGGCGTGCAGCTCCAGGTTTTCCCCATCCAGCGAAAGCGAGAATTCCCCCTGCAAAACCAGGATCAGCTCGCATTCCATATGCCAGTGGAAGGGCATCTCATAGCGCGGATGCGAGGCATCCACATAATAAAGCTCGATCGGAAAATCGAACGTGCCGCGGACGGCCCGTTCGTGACAGGCGAGATAGCGCATGGCCGCCTCCAAAAAGTGAATATTGTCCTGTTTTTTCTTATTATATGCCGAGCGGAGCGGAAATTGCAACAGTATAATACAAATAGAAGCAGTCAGGAAAGGAAGGAGAATTTCATGGATATTCAATTGATCAAAGATCAGATCTGCGATGTCTGCCACAAGATGTGGCAGCTCGGATGGGTTGCTGCGAACGACGGAAACGTGTCGGCCCGCCTGGAGGATGGAACGTTTCTGGCGACGCCCACCGGCATGAGCAAGAGCTTCATCACGCCGGATAAGCTTTTGCGCATCGACGGGAAAGGCAAGGTGCTGGAGGCGGCGGAGGGCCTGCGCCCCTCCAGCGAGATCAAGATGCATCTGCGCTGCTATGAGAAGCGCCCGGATGTGAACAGCGTCATCCACGCCCATCCCCCCGGCGCGACCGGCTTTGCCGTGGCGCACCGCCCGATGGACATGTACAACATGATCGAGGATGTCGCGTCCATCGGCGCGGTGCCGCTCACCCCCTACGGCACGCCCAGCACCGTCGAGGTGCCCGACGCCATCGAGCCGTATCTGGCCGAGCACGACGTGATGCTTCTGGAAAATCACGGCGCGCTTACGGTCGGCAGCGACGTCATCACGGCGTACTACCGCATGGAAAGCCTGGAGCTGTGGGCCAAGATCACCATCAACGCGATCATCCTGGGCGGCAGCTACGACATCGACCGGAAGAACATCGACAAGCTCATCGGCCTGCGCGGCTATTACCGTGTGACCGGAAAACATCCGGGCTACAAGAAATTCCCGCGCAAAAACGAGGGCGAACCCACCGACCGGTAAGGAGGAGTCAAATATGCTGAAAAACATCCCCGCGATCCTCAGCCCCGAGCTGCTGAAGGTTCTGTGCGAAATGGGACACGGCGACGAGATCGTGCTGGCGGACGGAAACTTTCCGGCCGAAAGCGTGGGAAAGGACGCGGTCGTCATCCGCGCGGACGGC
This window of the Ruminococcaceae bacterium BL-6 genome carries:
- the rbsA gene encoding fused D-ribose transporter subunits of ABC superfamily: ATP-binding components (Evidence 2a : Function from experimental evidences in other organisms; PubMedId : 10428954, 3011793, 3086314; Product type t : transporter) yields the protein MGDTILTMKGIDKSFPGVHALDHVDLEIRKGEVLALMGENGAGKSTLMKVLTGIYKKDAGTITYEGREVEYTDPRHAQEDGIVIVHQELNMMGHLTVAQNIFIGREPRAGLFIDDAKMNADAKKLFAQLNIEIDPQETMSRLTVGKQQMCEIAKAISHKAKIIIFDEPSAALTDAEIEQLFKIIRGLRDQQLGIVYISHRMDEIKQITDRVTVMRDGCYVGTLITADCTKDDIINMMVGHVIYEDPKTESHVRPDAPVVLKVEHLNAGRMVRDVSFELHQGEILGFSGLMGAGRTETARALFGADPKESGEITIKGKKADIRTPQQAVAAGLGYLSEDRKRFGLALKKSVTENSTLTCLPKYCKGPFLNQKEERKVTKKYVEALNTKTPSIDQLVVNLSGGNQQKVVIGKWLIGDSDILIFDEPTRGIDVGAKQEIYELMNRLVEQGKSIIMISSEMTEILRMSDRIIVMCEGRITGELGIEEATQARIMHFATLRS
- a CDS encoding ABC transporter permease; this encodes MEKKKTETHRPLLRTFGAQQVIVIGVIVVLFLFFSVASASFRRYTTVVTLCNYMYYILLMAIGVTFPLITGGVDLSIGTGIICYSIVGSYMISQKGMPVLGGMLVALLLALIIGFVNGIIIAKLDLPPFITTLCTMMIARGLGSILTGGLSGVWPMAGSPGGWCRSVFKITVGGRVIPIGMIWMILLVVIMSIVLRKTRIGRYIIAIGSNKEALRLSGVNVVKWQVAAYLISGLFAGLSAISYACTFTNITPGTGAGLELDAIGGAIIGGTSMTGGSGSIFGTFLGVLVISLLKTGLPYIGLQANWQQIITGMVLIGAVAIDMAKRHRAE
- a CDS encoding LacI family transcriptional regulator; translation: MKKAIAILLSMVMALSATACGGNGTTASSAGGASAAPAGSGEKSYHFEIVSKGFQSTYWQAVYKGSQEELKKLNSEAGYEKYTMNFVGPDSESDVAVQVQEFTSALNAKPSAIGLAALDVDALLDSIKGAQSAKIPIIGFDSGVPNAPEGSVLANASTDNYAAGKVAADGMYDKIKGRLQKGKKVRIGEVNQDATSESITNRGLGFIDEMIDKLTADGYKVFVTGNQKYVGDSKGSTGTEANADVILEVRVPSQTTTELCATEAGVILNEADTIAIFGSNQVAAEGIITANGTLQVCGTGDDQIIAVGFDSGSVIKGAVKGNTMYGAVTQAPVTIGSVLIDLLASAAAGEEVKDKDTGCAFYTSANIDNQEIAQNLYD
- a CDS encoding AraC family transcriptional regulator, with the protein product MRYLACHERAVRGTFDFPIELYYVDASHPRYEMPFHWHMECELILVLQGEFSLSLDGENLELHAGESAFLPEGAIHGGTPHDCIYECIVFDMDRFLRDSTICRERYSEALGPGAHIQTCFPADSGAGRIVNRLFEAMEKEQPGYEFLTTGLLWQFIGTVLQQHLYTKPAEKDRRGSSRALQIKKVLLRIRRDYSAPLTLDQLAAEAGLAPQYFCRVFRQVTGRTPIDYLNYYRVECAAELLCATQDSVTDIALSCGFNDLSYFIRLFRHYKGCSAGQFRKQRQS
- a CDS encoding Ribulose-5-phosphate 4-epimerase and related epimerases and aldolases, whose protein sequence is MDIQLIKDQICDVCHKMWQLGWVAANDGNVSARLEDGTFLATPTGMSKSFITPDKLLRIDGKGKVLEAAEGLRPSSEIKMHLRCYEKRPDVNSVIHAHPPGATGFAVAHRPMDMYNMIEDVASIGAVPLTPYGTPSTVEVPDAIEPYLAEHDVMLLENHGALTVGSDVITAYYRMESLELWAKITINAIILGGSYDIDRKNIDKLIGLRGYYRVTGKHPGYKKFPRKNEGEPTDR